Within Halopelagius longus, the genomic segment GTATCCGGGGTACCCGCGTCGGCCCGGCACCTCTTCGCGGGCCGCGCCGATTTCGCGCAGGGCCTCGCAGTAGTTGGTCATGTCCGTGAGGATGACCAGCACGTGGTAGTCCTTCTCGAAGGCGAGGTACTCGGCGGTGGTGAGCGCGAGACGCGGCGTGACCGTCCGCTCGACTGCGGGGTCGTCCGCGAGGTTCATGAAGACGACCGAGCGTTCGAGCGCGCCCGTGCGCTCGAAGTCCTCCATGAACTCGTTGGCCTCCTCGGCGGTGATACCCATCGCGCCGAAGATGACGGCGAACTCCGAGCCCTCGTCGTCGTCGCCTTCCTCTTCTTCCGGGACGGTCGCCTGACGGGCGACCTGCAAGGCGAGTTCGTTGTGCGGCAGCCCCGACCCCGAGAAGATGGGGAGCTTCTGTCCGCGGACTAGAGTGTTCATGCCGTCGATGGCGGAGACGCCGGTCTGGATGAACTCCTCGGGGTACTCCCGGGAGTAGGGGTTGATGGCCGCGCCGACGATTTCGTGGCGCTCGTCCGGGACGATGTCGGGGCCGCCGTCGATGGGCTGGCCCGACCCGTCGAGGACGCGTCCGAGGAGGTCCTCGGTGACGGGCATCTTCAGCGTCTCGCCCATGAAGCGGACGGACGCGTTTCGGTCGATACCGCTCGTGCCCTCGAACACCTGGATGGCCACGAGGCCGTCCGAGGATTCGAGGACCTGTCCGCGCAGGGTTTCGCCGTTCTGCGTCTCGATTTCGACGATCTCGTCGTAACCGATCGGCTCGTCGACTTCGGCGAACACCAGCGGACCGCTGATCTCGGTGATTGTCTGGTATTCTTTCATCTTAGTACAGCTCCCGAATTTCCTCGGAGATGTCGTCTTTCAGTTCCGCGACGTACTCCTCGTAGTCCTCCTGGACGCCGATGCGGTTCAGGCGCGGGGCGGCCTCGATGGAGATGATCTCGTCCACCGGGACGCCGGCTTCGAGCGCATCGAACGCCTCGTCGTTGAAGTGGTGGATGGCGGTGAGCATGAGGTACGTCTTCTCCGGCGGACAGTACGTGTCCGTCGGGTGGAACGCGTTCTGCTGGAGGTACGCCTCGCGGAGGTACCGCGCGACTTCGAGCGTCAGCTGCTGGTCCTCCGGCAGGGCGTCCTTACCGACCAACTGGACGATCTCCTGCAGTTCGGACTCCTCGTCGAGGACGTCGACCGCCCACTGGCGCTCGTCGGGCCAGTCTTCGGCGACGTTCTCCTGGAACCACGGGTCCAGCTGGTCCTTGTACAGCGAGTACGACTCGTTCCAGTTGATGGCCGGGAAGTGCCGACGCTCCGCGAGGTCGGCGTCCAGCGCCCAGAACGTCTTGACGATGCGCAGCGTGTTCTGGGTGACGGGCTCGGAGAAGTCGCCGCCGGGCGGGGAGACGGCCCCGATGGCGGAGACCGACCCCTCCGTGCCGTTGATGTTCTCGAAGTAGCCGGCGCGCTCGTAGAACTCCGAGAGGCGCGCGGCGAGGTACGCGGGGTACCCCTCTTCGCCGGGCATCTCTTCGAGGCGCGAGGAGATCTCGCGCATGGCCTCGGCCCACCGGGAGGTGGAGTCGGCCATGAGCGCCACGTCGTACCCCATGTCGCGGTAGTACTCCGCGATGGTGATACCCGTGTACACGCAGGATTCCCGCGCCGCGACGGGCATGTTCGACGTGTTGGCGATGAGCGAGGTCCGGGCCATGAGCGGGTTCCCGGTGGAGGGGTCCTCCAGTTCCGGGAAGTCGTCGATGACCTCGGTCATCTCGTTACCGCGCTCGCCGCACCCGACGTAGACGATGATGTCCGCGTCGGCGTACTTCGCCAGTTGGTGCTGCGTGACGGTCTTTCCGGAGCCGAACGGGCCGGGGATGGCGGCCGTCCCGCCCTTCGCGATGGGGAACAGACCGTCGAGGATGCGCTGACCGGAGACCAGCGGCGTCCGCGGCGTCTTCTTCGTGTCGGAGGGTCGGGCCTCGCGGACCGGCCACTCCTGCCGCATCGTTATCTCTTCGCCGTTGTCGAGTTCGACCACCGTCTCCTCGACGGTGAAGTCGCCCTCTTCGACGGTGACGACTTCGCCGCCCTCGTACGTCGGCGGAACCATGACCTTGTGGTCGATGGTGACCGTCTCCTCGACGGTGCCGACGATGTCGCCGGATTCGACGGTGTCGCCGGGGACGACTTCGGGGGTGAAGCCCCACTCTTTCTCCAGTTCGATTCCGGGCGCGTCCACACCGCGGTCGAGGA encodes:
- a CDS encoding ATP synthase subunit B, with product MKEYQTITEISGPLVFAEVDEPIGYDEIVEIETQNGETLRGQVLESSDGLVAIQVFEGTSGIDRNASVRFMGETLKMPVTEDLLGRVLDGSGQPIDGGPDIVPDERHEIVGAAINPYSREYPEEFIQTGVSAIDGMNTLVRGQKLPIFSGSGLPHNELALQVARQATVPEEEEGDDDEGSEFAVIFGAMGITAEEANEFMEDFERTGALERSVVFMNLADDPAVERTVTPRLALTTAEYLAFEKDYHVLVILTDMTNYCEALREIGAAREEVPGRRGYPGYMYTDLAQLYERAGRIQGREGSVTQIPILTMPGDDDTHPIPDLTGYITEGQIYVDRDLNSQGIQPPVNVLPSLSRLMDDGIGEGLTRADHADVSDQMYAAYAEGEDLRDLVNIVGREALSERDNTYLDFADRFEEEFVDQGYDTNRSIDETLEIGWDLLSMFPKKELNRIDEELIEEHYREDAADEGAEEVTAD
- a CDS encoding ATP synthase subunit A; its protein translation is MSATQETVREDGIIESVSGPVVTARDLDARMNDVVYVGEEGLMGEVIEIEGNITTVQVYEETSGVGPGEPVENTGEPLTVDLGPGLLDSIYDGVQRPLDVLESKMGSAFLDRGVDAPGIELEKEWGFTPEVVPGDTVESGDIVGTVEETVTIDHKVMVPPTYEGGEVVTVEEGDFTVEETVVELDNGEEITMRQEWPVREARPSDTKKTPRTPLVSGQRILDGLFPIAKGGTAAIPGPFGSGKTVTQHQLAKYADADIIVYVGCGERGNEMTEVIDDFPELEDPSTGNPLMARTSLIANTSNMPVAARESCVYTGITIAEYYRDMGYDVALMADSTSRWAEAMREISSRLEEMPGEEGYPAYLAARLSEFYERAGYFENINGTEGSVSAIGAVSPPGGDFSEPVTQNTLRIVKTFWALDADLAERRHFPAINWNESYSLYKDQLDPWFQENVAEDWPDERQWAVDVLDEESELQEIVQLVGKDALPEDQQLTLEVARYLREAYLQQNAFHPTDTYCPPEKTYLMLTAIHHFNDEAFDALEAGVPVDEIISIEAAPRLNRIGVQEDYEEYVAELKDDISEEIRELY